The sequence below is a genomic window from Colius striatus isolate bColStr4 chromosome 17, bColStr4.1.hap1, whole genome shotgun sequence.
TTCGTGTTGTTACCAGAATGTTTCAGGAAGTTTATGGTCCTAGTCTGACTCAAAAGGTTTTGTCGATTAACAAAATGTTATGATTGCTAtaaatcacactttttttttgtagagaGGATTAGGTGAAATTGAGCCAATGAAAAGAGCATTTTGTGAGCTGCTTTCActaagaaaagatattttaaggATCTTTATATATTTCACCTGGTTGGGCTAATTCTGTTACTGCTTGTACCAGTGACAATGATAGTTTCAACTATCATCTGAATATAGTTTTAACTATATTGAAACCATAAAATTTAGGCTGAGGAAAAATACTTGAGCCATTAGTATTTAATCCCTCTAAGACATTTCTGTCTCTTACTTGGTACACTGGTCCGTAAGATTCATGGTGTGTAAGTTGGAATATTAAATGATACAAGCAAAAGAAGGAATGTAGGCAACTATTCTGTTTCAAGTTAGATTATGTAAAATACCCAGCAGAAACTTAGGCTTCTAAGGCTGATCAGGTACTctggatttcctttttttctatttattttctatttataaaCTGGCATTCTATCACAAATTTAGAGCTAAACTTCAAATATCCAGTTTTTAGTATTTTATTGATTACATTTTACACACGGAAGTAGAACACAAAGTGTAAGTTACTTTAGTTTTTAATACACTTGTATCAATGCAAGACACTAACCATTTTAAATTGCAGTCAAATTATCTACTGCTTTGAGTCCATTCATGTTGAAACTACTTGTAGataatctattttcttttcataccAGTGGCTTTTATATTATCTAATATAACAATAACATTTCCTTTATGATACTGGTATATTAACATGTAATTATACAGCATGTGTATAACTGTATTGGAGGTCTTCTCTACTTTTAAGACTTGGCTGGGTTGACAACTCTGCCCATGAACAGAAGGCAACTGGTACGATGTTCATAGATCAGGAACAAAAAGGGACGGTCGACAATAAAGCGTATCTGAGCAGAAAGAGGCATGAACCCGACGTTGGTTATTGCTCCAGCCTCTGTGCCTTCTTCATTCACAGTTATTGTGCCTTGATGATTGAACTGTTTAAATgaacaggaagaaggaaaataaacaaaaaagaaattgagGATCTTGTAAGGATACTCAAATTATGTGCTCATAGCATCCCCCTCCTACTTCACATCCTGCACATGGCTCCTTTGTGACACTTACTGGAAACACCTGTGCAGCAGCAATCATTTGGGTTTGCTTTGTAAATAAGCCTATTTGTGAATAAGCACTTTCAGTACCTGTTGACACCTGATTAAACATGTTCCTCATATAATGAGTAGACAAGGGCAAGCAGAGAAACCCACATCCTTCTAATGCCCTCCAGGgaagatggggaaaaaacacaatTTTTATTTACAGGGAATTATTATTACTATGGTGCCATGTTTTCAGGAGATATAGTTTaatcagaaaggaaatgaaaattgaagaggaataAATAAATACCCTGTCAATGGTGACTTTCTCATTCGATATACCAGAGTAGTTGCCTTTTTCATTGAACAGTTCTTCTATTCCCATGGATCTCAGATAACCAATCAAGTTATAACTCTTCTCCAGCTTAAATTTAGGCAGAACCACTTCTCTTGTTCtagtaaaaatcaaaacaaaaatgaaaaatcattgAGGAGATACATATTTAAGTGACTTTTGCTTCACAAATCTGTTgtagtttgggattttttactGTCTTCAACTGGACACAAATACACAGGACTGTTTAGtgtacttttattttcaaaacttgAATATTATTACTTTGaagctgtgttttaaaaaattaattctccTCCCAAAACTGTTACTGTGTAAGTGTAATATTTCACTTCTGATGATATACAGTATTTATGCATATAAGACATATGGCTTTGAGCAGTTTAGTATGTGGCTGGATATGCTTGTAACAAGTGTTGAACTGTCAGCTTTTCTGGAGTACCAAATTGGAGATTTGTCCCTTATTGCATACAATAGAAATATGTTGGCTTCCTGAATAGCACATTAAATCATCTCTTCTTATATTTGTATCAAGTCTGAAGACAGATACTACATAGTCTGTCACCTTGTTGCTGAATTACTGAGTGTGGGCCTTTATACAACAGATATGTTGAAATGAGTAGTACTGAAGGGAACGTAGGCTGCTTTCCATATGATCAGCATTATTCTGCATAAATAACCTGTTACTATTATACTTCTGTTTTACCTCCTTGTTATAAACTTACCCTTGTCAGTTTCATCAAGACAATACCTTAAGACTTTAACAAGATAGGCTTTTCAGCAGATACCTGTTTGTCATACTCTTCTGCCATTTTTCCACCACTTGAGGTGTTATCAGCTTTTCTAGGGCTTTCATGCCAGAGAGTTTGTGTGGAAGTACAATCAGCATACTGATGTTCCCCACGAATGGGAGCTGGAGCACACCACAGTCTagctcagggtctgcagcagCAAGGAAGTTCCCTTTAGTCTGCATCATAGGAACCTTTATTGTTTGCTTCTCATTCAGTCGGAAACTTCTCTTCATTGTCATTTCCACTGGAAACTTATTCTCCCAAGTTCCTGTTAATACAATGCAGAagacacataaaaaaatcccaagatcCTTGTTTAATAAAATATTCCCAGAATAACAGTTTACATTAAGTTTTATTTTGTGTGAATTGGGAATTCCCGTAGGAGGTTGTTGATTTCAATTAAGCCTGAATAAAAATACAAGTTTTAAAGTGACTTCAAAATTCCTGGGTGTTCCGAATTACAAATTTGAGTAAACACAAACTGGAGATCTGAAAGAAATTGATGTCTTCTAAGTAGAAATTCCAGAGTTTAAACAGATGCAAATTACTTGACTGACTTCACACCTAGTGGAACAATTGACACTACTATGTTTTCTGTGATCAGATACTTGAAACCAGTACTGAAGTAGTCTGTTTCAAGCTTGTTACTGGTACATCAAGCTAAGTAGTGGCTGCTTTAGTTTCACATAAAGTTTTAACAGATAATCATGCTGAAGGCATTACCTTGCTTTAGCCTATTTGAGTCACTTTCTGTCTTAACACACCCTGTGTTAACACATGTTGGGTACTGACTGCCTAATGCCATGACCCAGTTTGATAGGATTTCAGCACACCCATGAGCAAGCCTATCATCTGACAGGTTTATGCACAAAGAATACAGTTTAACATATTTTGCAGCCTGGAAAGCTTTGCCATCAGAATTGGAATCTGTGTGAAGATGCTTTGGGTGCCCCAATTACTTATTGACTCTGTAAAAGaaagttccttttaaaagcagtgtttatatttcagaaatgtgtctctggagaaaaaaacccaaaacttgaGTTCTTTCTCAGTGGTCAGACAAAGCTAGAATTTTATAGTAGAAGTGAGGTTACTGGTATTTCCTGTTAAAGCTCTGAATTTTAGGTCACTGTTGGCAAGCAAGTACATGAGGAGTGTGGCTGTGTGGAGAGACTAAAAATTTAACTTTAATCGGTAATGTTTTTTAAGAAAGTTACAAGTGATTCTGAGATCCTTAATTTGACTTTGCCAAATTGACTGAAGTAATGAAAGAGGCCTTAAGCTAAACTTTCGTTCTAATAGTTTATTTATGTGTTGGGCTGATGGAGAACAGTTTGAGAAGCAATCAGACTGTGGTTAATATTCTGAAGGAAATGAGATATAAAATTGATTCTGCTATTCCCAAACAGATGATATGACTTCTAAGGAAAACCCAACATCTGGCTGTTCTTCAGGGAGCAGAATTCATGAGCATAAGACCCTAGCTTAGCTAAGGACATGAAGCTGCTGTGAGTCAGGGGAGCCTTAGCAGTCCCATCATCATCAATGGGAGACTTGTTTCAAATCTTCCTAGTAAAAGAGAGGAGCTGGGGAACCTGGATGTAGACTGTACACTTGTAGAAGATAAAACTTGCTCTTACCAATGTGAATAGTTTTCAATAGTTTCTTGATGGTATTTGATACAAAAGGAGCTTGAGACTTCATGGTGTTTGGAAAGCATCCCATTACTCAACATCACTCATAGTGAGAATTTTTGTGTACCAGAGAATACTCAGGTTTCTTACCTCTGAGGGTTTGTCTGTAATGCTACAGACAGTGTAAAGGttgtaaatggaaaaatgttGCAGAAAATAGCATGTCTAAGAACTGGTGGGGGAACTAGGAAACCCAGAAGCAGAACTTGCTTCTAAAAAGTTCAGTTCCACTCAAAAGAGAATTACCAAGAGATTGTTGctgtaagatgaaaaaaatggaagacagGAATAGAGAaattatgtttttgttttgaggtTACAAATTACAGCCTTCAGCAGACCGCACCAAGGCAGTTTGGACTAACAGGACTCcatggggagaagaaaaagccaaaagttttttggttttgatgacTCAAGAGTTCCAATGCTAAAACTATTTAATTTTATGTATCTATTTCACTTTGTATAATCCTTTCCTTAGGATGGTCTAATGGACGGTAAAGCCATGTGTTTAATATATGATCATCAGAGATGTGCTTAAGGATACAAATAATTCCCTTTTGGATATTACTTCAGAATAGGAGATTGTTTGGAACAGAGCTGATGACTGCTtcagattttttaaagagacaagTAACATTATTATTCAAGGAAGCAATGTCTTGCAAGTGAGTGGGTTAAGTAGTGTTTCATAAACTTACAGGAATGGTGTTGTCATAAGTTCCTAAAATCAAGTCAGGTGTAAGCCCTTGAGCATTTGTTTACTTGAAGCAGGAACATgattggaaaaaagaaactccTTTGTAAGTTACAGAAAGGACTATATTGTACTTCCAAACATTGTCCTTTTGTGCTAATCTGCCTTTCCTTACCAGTGTTTTAAGACACCATCTGATATTCATTTTAAGTtacagatttccttttttttccttagttccTCTTTCATTGGCACTTCCCAGCTTCTGCTCATTTAATGTCCTTTTAATAGTTTCTAAAACATTACCAGACTTTCAACCTGAGTTAAAAAATGAATGTAGAAAATGTCAGCATAGACTCTTAgtttaaatgtgaaaaaaattaaattaaggaTTTGTAAGAAGAATGTATTATACAGTCTTTAAGCCTCTTTAACTAGTTCAGCTGTTAGCGACACTTGTAGGAGCCCTTATCAGCAGATATTTCATACTGAATTAACTGAAATACTCCAAATAGTgagtgtgtttgttttcagttctaGAGGAACAGTTTTGATCATTCTCTTCAGTCTGCCATGTAGGCTTGTTGCAAGGATTATACTCTGAtcatataaaaaaatacattaagcaGGTTTTTATAGGCATTCCTAGGAATCCTGAATACTTCAGAAATATTAAGTATTTTAACTGAAATCAATCTGTACCATTGTAGTGAAGGAAGTAGGACTGAATGTGACTAAAAACTTGCATGTTAATTAATACATCACCATTGGAGACTGGCAAAGCTTATGCTTTCTGAGGCTATTCTGCATTCATACGTTGTCTTTGAGTCCTATTTTTACACTATAAGGTTTCAGATGTGATAAGCATTTGCTGTATTTGTACAATACCTATGAATTTCAGAGCATGATTGGAAAATCAGTGTGCTacagaaacatacaaaaatgGGCTACTAATAGAAATTCTTCTTTATGAGGGAGTCAATAGGCTTTTTGTAGAATTAAGTCTGGACTTTCTCATGAGGTACACAGTGAATTGCAGACTGAGAAAATCCATTGCTAAGATTGAATAACAGATTCTTACCTTTAAAGTAAAGACAGTTAAGAATCATCATCAGTGTTGTAGGGTTTACATTCACAAGAGCCTCCTTTATTAATCCTTTGGTTAGCTTCAAGATACGTTCATTGGTTTTAGTTATGAAGTTGGGATCCGAAAAATCAGCTGGTTGGGCATCAGCAAAATAGTATGTTTTCATATTGTTTCTGAAATCATTCAGAATAGAGAAGTCCTTCTGAATATAAAGATCGTTGACAGACCTCAGCGTATAACCAAAATTGCGCCTGAAGAGCCGATGAGTGAGTTTGCGGAAGAGATTATGAACAGTCATGAGCTCATATTTTGTGCTGGCATTAATGAAGTCTTGAAAGCCAAGAACAGATAATACTTCCTGCTGAGTTTGACCTTTCAGACCCAAAGAAATCATAGCCATTGCAGTAGAAATACCAACAGGAGCCATGAGAATATTATCTGAAGAGTTGGCCTTGTCTGCCACACTGCGGTAAAGGCTGAAGCCAAAGTTTGCATTGAGGATATTGAGGCGCTGGATCCTGGTTTTGCCTTGGAATAGTTCAAGAATATTGCCTTGCCGAATTTCAGAAACCATGTATGGGCCAGCATCAATAATGTCACCGTAGTCATCTTCACCCAGTATCTTGTCAAGATCCAGGTagtcctcttcttcctcttcttcaggaaTCAAGTCATTAGTGATAGTATTTTCTCTGTGGAACTCTGGTGGTAAGTTTGGCATATCGTAGGTCCTGTTTTCATGTGTCTGTGCATCTTTAAGGCTCTCAAAATGCTCAGTGAAGTCCTTGACTCCACAAAATATGGAGGTTATGGTGAGGGCAAAGGCAAGCAAATGAAATAGAAACTTCATCCTGACACAACAAAACCTGCAAAACAATGTAACACAGTTGAGAAAGCATAGGGTAATGCTGAATTCTGACACAGCAGAATATTACCTTATTTGACAGCATTTTTTTAGTGGAACAAAGCTTAGTTAGATGGATACATCTGTCTTACTGGTAACTGAGTTTGTTTACATTAAGCCTTCAGTCTGCCAAAGAATTGACTGAACTTCTCCCATAGAAGTAGTCATTGGCATATTTCAGCAGTAGCAAACTCATACCTAAAATATGTGGTACTCTCTATTTAGAAACCTGTAGCACTTAAAATGTGTACTAACTGTGTTGCTAGTGTTTGCTAAAAATACGATGTGAAGATTTGAGCTTGGTAGGAGGGACTAGGCATCCCCTAAAGGAGCATACCAGAAGGCTGAGATGTACTGAAGAATTTGAAAAACAGACATTCTGTAGCTACAACAAAAATTGGATTTTTATGAGAGTATTTTTGGAAGAGCAAAGCTGAAACTTGATGGAATAAAGGAGATCAAGGAATGTAGGAACAAACCTGGAAAAAGAGATGTATTTGCAGTAAATATACAGTATTTAGGTTAGTGTTAGGCATAAACATATGTCCTTGCCTGCTCGTGGTCTTACTCAAGTGTGTTAATCTATGTCTGTGCACACTTTTTGCAGCTGTGTATACTTATCTGCTGCATCTGTGAAGGATTGGCTTGAttctactttttgttttgtttcagtttactTTTGTGTAGCACAGTACTGCAACAACATTCTTCATGATGTGAAGTCACTGTAAGGTCCAGTTCGGAACTTCTCAAGTCTTAGTGTTATCCTGATGCTAGATTTCTAACCTCACTTCTTTTGTGTGTGGATATACTTAAGTAGAACCTGCAGTTTTCTTAAGAGAAGTTTAATCTGTTCATCTACTGAGTGTTGGaccactgcatttttttaatgattttaaaatcaagaaCTGTATGAGATTGTTTGAGGAGAATCCATCAGCCTTACTCAGCTATAAAATACTGTACTAAGAAGTGTCTGAAAGGCTTTTCACTATGATATTGGGTTCATAAGGTCACCAGTAATTACAGTgatcttgaaaagacatgaaaaaGTGTAATTCCTTCCTGTTGCAGTTGAAGACGAAAATGTATGTGTTCAATGACTTTGTATCAGCTGAAACTGTGAAATGTGTGTCTGAATGTCAGAGTCTTGGTTTTTTCTCAGACAACTTTAGAAAGTTATTTGATGACTATAAAATCAAAGTCTGTTGACAGTACTTTTATTtactaatattttacaaatttacaaatatttaaagatttaaatttacaaatatttacaactattttgcaaatatttacaCTATAATCTAGGACAAAAGACTGAATACACTTACAGCAACAATCTTACTAAGATAttgattaaaatgtttttttttaaattagcaaATAGTCCAAAGAATTGTTCTATAGAAGTAAAATATATTAGGTACACATACTTGCATGTTTGTGAGTACTATCAGTGcttgaaggaaaatatttttaaacgtGTTGTAGCAAGAACTGAAGTAactgaaaaacagtttaattttcaaaacacttcCCCCAAAACATTTTGCCTGAAATCCTAAAACCATTTAACATGGTTATCCCATAGAAAAAGTGGATTGTTTTGCAACAGTGAAGGATCCATAGAAGTgcttttaagatggttttacaCTGTGACTACAGGACTCAAGTCAgtcttttctttattattatttcttcataAATTCATCACTTTTCTTCCTTGACCATTAAATACTCTGCTCAGATAGTCTGCCTTTGGCATAGAAGAATTTGCTGTCTCTGGTTTCTAACTTTACATTCTGATCTTCACCAAAGTTTAATTATTGTTTTGTTGTACTTAGATAAGCAAAACATGTCCCCACCCTACAGTATACCTCTCTTTGATCAGATCTACCTAAAATAACAGAATATGTAAATGAAGCTTACCTTTAAGCCACTGTACAGAAGGGATGTGTTGAATAGCTCAAGTAAGGAGAATAGCAGGGTTTAAATCTGAACTTTGACGCTATTTTTTTGTGTCTCTGCCAAAGTAAACATTCTCTAAACCAAACACTGCTAAACTTACTTCGTCAGCCAAAATCCCTCCCTTGCCTAGTGATCTCTGCTGAATTACATGTTGTTTATTGAACTACTTTTATGGCTTTGCAggtactttttcatttttgaagaAGATCTTTGAGCAAAAATTGGTGTGTATGTAAAGTCTCCAAGTGAAACATGCACATAAACTTGACTGTATGACAAATAAAAGCTGTGTCGCTGCTATTTTGTGCTGAAATGGGGAGACATCTTTCTGCAAATGTGATTGAGGACACTGTGGTTGTGACAGTCCTTAGTGTTGTACTGGTACAGGCATTTGGTGTTACACAAGCAGCTCTTTAATGTAGTGCTATTCACCAGATGAAactcagggattttttttttttatctttttgtagaAATGAACAATCTGCCTCAGGATTTACAAATATAGCCAAAGTTGTCTTTATATAGGCTTTGTTGGAATGCTGTTGGCTTTCATACCTCAAGGGAATAATTGTACTGTTAGAGAAAACATCTCCAAGTTAGATTAGAATCTAACATTTTCTTAATGAATTTTACTGTAATAATATACAGTTGTATTGAATAAAGCTTATGGTTTAATGGGCCGTTTGTTTCACatcttaaaaactgttttcctaACACTTTCAGGGTAACACACTATGAGCTTTGTTATTTAAATTTATATAAATTATGGTCATGATGCCTGGGAGTATGACCTGTGCTCCTCCAGTGGTAGCAGCTGTTGTGCAAAAAGTATCAGAGAAATTTAATAAATGTGTTGAAAATAATCCTCTTGTACTTGCATGTTTAGATAGTAAATTCTCCAGAACTGATGTAATTGTCTGTGTGGGTGCAAACAAAGAAAGAACCCTAATTGGTGCCTCAATGTATTTCCACAAAGCCAATAAACAATAGCAACCAGAAGTATGTTTGACTAATATTTATTTGGTTTGGAGTTCCTTTGCACTGAAGCAAAGCTGCATGGCATTGTCTTTCAACACAGTTAAAAGGACCATGTGGTCTCTTCCTCTCTGCTATTGATAGTACACTAACATTACATGTTCTCTTCAAAGATTACTGTATCAGCATGGTATTATTCCTgtgtaaa
It includes:
- the SERPIND1 gene encoding heparin cofactor 2, translated to MKFLFHLLAFALTITSIFCGVKDFTEHFESLKDAQTHENRTYDMPNLPPEFHRENTITNDLIPEEEEEEDYLDLDKILGEDDYGDIIDAGPYMVSEIRQGNILELFQGKTRIQRLNILNANFGFSLYRSVADKANSSDNILMAPVGISTAMAMISLGLKGQTQQEVLSVLGFQDFINASTKYELMTVHNLFRKLTHRLFRRNFGYTLRSVNDLYIQKDFSILNDFRNNMKTYYFADAQPADFSDPNFITKTNERILKLTKGLIKEALVNVNPTTLMMILNCLYFKGTWENKFPVEMTMKRSFRLNEKQTIKVPMMQTKGNFLAAADPELDCGVLQLPFVGNISMLIVLPHKLSGMKALEKLITPQVVEKWQKSMTNRTREVVLPKFKLEKSYNLIGYLRSMGIEELFNEKGNYSGISNEKVTIDRFNHQGTITVNEEGTEAGAITNVGFMPLSAQIRFIVDRPFLFLIYEHRTSCLLFMGRVVNPAKS